AGAAGGACTGACAACCCGGTGTTTCATAGAGGACATTCATAGACATCATGCCTAGGTATCAAAATGGAAGAGAGCCAGGTAGGGATCAAGAATTCAGGTCGGTGTTTAGGACAGTACGGGCGGACTACTGGTACGTTTAATCATTCTCGTAGGTTCTACTTATGCATGCTCTTTTCGTCCATCCGTTCCCATTCCTCCGTCGCTATTCATCAGCGAAGCTCGATATCCAGTCTCGCCACACCCTGGATGTTCTCAAGCAAATTCGCTTTCACAGcgtcttcttccctcccccggGTGGTCAATCGATAATACCTGTACGACAGAGGATGATTTGCAGATGGACGAGCAAACTGGGGCATATCCTCGCCGTCCATCGTAAGCGGTCTTGTCGGGGTCGGCGGGTTGCTCTCCGTTCGATTGCCCGAAGCCACGTCTTCCATCACCAcatcgccatcctcgtccacctcccGCAAGCTACCATCCCTCAGGACCGTGCTTCGCAGTACCGCATTTTGGTCTCCTGTGTTGAGTGCCCAGCAACGAGCTGAGCCTTTTCCGCTGAATGCCCAGATAAGCATGTCAGGGCCCGGGTCTAGCGCAAGGTCGACAATGCCCGAGCAGACGGCAACGACCTGCCCGTGAACATCAATGGGATATGAGGGTCCTCTGTTAAAGAGGTCGGAGGTCGTCGCATCGCTGTTGTACGCCACGACAACCGCTCGAAGTACAGACATTGGCCACCACAGAGCCCAGTCAGCCACGGGACGATCAATCATGTCCGCAAGGTTACTGAAGCGGGAGATGTCTCTGAACATGTCTGGAGGCAAGGTATAGAAGACTAGCAGCTGCTTCTCCGAATGGAAGCCAAGCTGGTCCACCCATTGTGCTGTCGGGAAGACGGCGGCAACCCTCACGCCATGGGTCAGGTCGGCTCCGACGGCGCACAGGGTTGGAGCATTAGAGCAGGCTGCTGAAGGTGGCCAAAACTGCACCTTTCTCTGGAGGCGGGTCATCGAACCAATTGGAGAGTCAGCGCCCAAGCACAAGTACCCCGTCCTGGGGTCGGTGAAGAGGATATGAGAGCCGTCACTCAGGGGCACAGCCCGATagttgtcggcggcgatggatCTGGGTTTGGGAGCCCTTttcccccaccccctccacGTAGTTCTGCGGAACGGCGGAGGACTGATGGAAGCACTCAGCTGCTGTTCTGTGATTGTGTAGACATTGGAAGTGTCGGCTTCGGGGCCAGCCGCTGATGTCTCGAGTCGCGAAATGACGGCGGGGATCTCGGGAGGATAACCGCCAAAGCTGCCGCCCAGAGCGCCCAAGATGATCTGCATCGAAGTCGAGTTGCTGTCCATGGCTGCCGCTGAGCTGATCAGACGAAGCTTCTTGACAGAGTCGACAGCAGGGCGAGGTGGAAGAAAGTAGACGAAGTCGCTCCGCGTGGACAAGGGGAAACGGCGGACCAGATCTCGGTTGGTTTGACCGTCAACCCAGTGCAGCTCGACGGCAGACGAAGAGCCAAAAGCGACACACACGCGTTGGGGACAAATGGCAACGGATCGCGGGGGATTCTCGGCAGTGCAGATATTGCGGTAGACGGATCTGGGGCCCATCTCGACAGGAGGCGGAAGCGAAGACGACCGCGAGCGGCAAACACACGATTGACCGTGATGCTTCAATCCTGTGGTTTTGGCATCCCTGGCAGGGTCTTCCGAGGCTGTTGTGTCCAACATGTACTTTGACATGAGACCTGTGATGTCACAGACAATGCCGTTCCGGCCATCGAGAACGGCAGCGATGGAGTAGCGGCCCCAGGATGTGTCCATGGCGCAGCAGAGGACGCGGTAAGGACACAGAATGGTGGCAACGGGGCGCAGAAGACCCTTGTGGCGTGGTAACGTCTCTTGCTACGAGGACATGAGCCACCGGGGCGACTTGGCGTCTCTGCATCGATGGTTCAACTCGTAGACGTAAATGACTGCTCCGTAGCTGACCATCAGGAATTGGCCACACATGCTTGCGGTGTACCTGGCACAAACATCCTCGCCAGTCCCAGGTACCGTGCCCGAGGCGAAATCGGTGAACTGCGTCTGACTGATCTCGACGAAGGCGGGTTCAAGCCCGTGATGACTCGGGCCCAGGGCACACTCTCTGGCGAGCCACTTGGACATGACCCATTCCTCGGTCACATCTTGGTCGTGAACATTGAACAAAGCACGTTTCCCCTGCTTGACTTCGAGGATTCTCTCGATACTGGACCACCATCCTCCGCGCTTGAGCATGGTGACAAGGATGGATCGGTTCAAGCTGGCCCAGAACCAGGTGCGGCAGGTGTGGCGGGCGACATTGAAGTCGGGAGGGTCGAGTAAAAAGTATATCTGATGGAGGATCTCGACCGGCAGACGCATGGCGGCTGGAATTAGCTGGGATAAATGGCGACCGTGACCGTGCAAATgcacgacgtcgtccggaTGGGCCTTTATGGCGACGACAAACTGAAGACCAGGGGACAGCATTGGGGGTGGGATGGTTCTGAAGAGAATGATATATCCAATGTCTGAATGGTAAAAGAGAGCGCCCCGGAAATCGAAGTTTTCCTCAGAactgatgatgatgttgttaTTGTTATTGACGTTGTTGTCGACGATAATGGCGACGCAATGCCGGCGTCGTTTGGggtgatgggatgggatgggatgggatgggaagCGAGACGACGTTCCGCAAggcgagagagggaaaatCCCCAAAGAAAGACGCAGCCAGAAAAGGGTCCCCATCCGGCTGCCGTCTCTATCTCCCATGGGCTCTCCGCTCTCGACTTCCGATTCCCAGGAGGAACAGACAGGCCAGGCGCGTCCGGTTCCATCATGTTGGCAAGAGTAAGGCGAGACATGCAGCGTTTGCCTCGCCAAGACCCGAGACAGGAACGGAAGAACAAGCTtgcgcggggggggggagccACACACAGCATATGCAGTTATTCAGGCATTTAACTTTCAAATGGGAAAGAACAATCAACTATGACATCTGGCGAGGGTCGTACGACTGGTGATGATGGAAGTAGGCACGACTTGCGATGCGGGGCCTGACGATGATAGATCTCCAACTGGTCTCCGCTCTCATCAAAGCGGGTCGGTTAGCTCAGTTGGTTAGAGCGTGGTACTAATATTCCACCTGGAATGTCGAGTAATGCCAAGGCCGGGAGTTCAAGCCTCCCACTGATCATGTCTTTTGCTTGCGGGCAGACTTACTTTTGTCGTCATGTTGATGCTTGGTTGGGTGCGACCAGGACCTGCCGCTGCCTGTGTGCGTGCATCCATTCCACTGTGGTTTCAATAGGGATGAACCGGTATGAATGTGCCTCTCGAATAAACATGTTTCGTTGCAGGGCTTGGGTCGTTCGTTTTTCGACTTCTCGGGCTACCATCGCTCGAGAGTGCGGGCGCAGGAACACTGATTGCTTGACGGGAGCTGGAATCGCAGCATCGGTGGTGGGTGGTCGTTTTCGATGCGCATTTGATCCCTAATTCCCGAGGGGTCTCATGGCCACCACAAGACCAAGATTGCCAAGACCCAACCAAGCCCGTCGCGTCAGCCTTTTTAACCACCCGGCTGTCGACGCCCTTGGAACGGAGGTGGAAACGCCGACCACGAGGCAGTCCGGGCACCGGCAACCCAAGACGCGAGCTCCGACATTTAAGAAACCGCCGGTCGCCCCACTACTGCCACTGCTACTGAGAGAAGGAACAATTGGCTGGTTGCCAATTGGGGAGTTGAGGAGGATCGGAGATTCCTGATTGGGAATGGGAAGGATGACAACAACCATTAGATCTGTGCACCCCCTTAGCCAACGTCGACAACCTAGACAGCACAACAACACACATTTTGCCCATTTTGACTTGAAACCATCCCCACCTGTGCGGAGACCATTctgctactaccaccaccaccaccatcaccagcacCATTTTGGGATGCACGCAAAGACAGCTAGCCAGCCGCACATGCCCTCTCATCGCCTCGTGTTCCAGGCTCTCTCCATAAGTCAAACCGCAAAAGCAGTCTCCGCGACACACCATACCCCCTCGGGCATCAATCAAGACGAACCCAAGCCCCCATGTGCATGGTCTTGCTGATTCTCCAGAGCACTAGAGCCTAAAGGAATGTATCCCGCTTCATCCACCCCCAGCTGCCTGTTGGACTCACCAGCCGCACACTCTCTCGGCTCATCTGGCAAGGTCCGTCGACATTCCCTGTTCCATCGTAAGATGCTCTGTCATCAAACCCCTGGACCGATGCAGCAACACCCTCTTATCTATCCACTTGCCAATCCCCTCAGGCTCCGTGATGTCGAGCGGTATCGGGGCATGTATTGACGGATCCAAAACTGCGAAACCTCAACCAAAGGTACCTCTGCCGGACCCTCATAGGCTCCTCTTATTAACCTCCTTCCCAGCTCGTGGACCGTGGGAAGGGCTGCCAAGCGGAGCCCCGAGCAGGTGCAACACGCCTTTCGGATCTTCCAACCTGAGAAATGGTGATACGCCCTCTAGCCCCGAGACCTCGCTGATAACGCGGCGCTCATGGGAGGCGTGCTTCTGGCATCTGGTGAcgagcccctccccccccccacttGGCCCGCCGGGAATAAGCACATTGTGTAAGCGCAATCAAAAAAATTGTGTGCGCTCATCCCTGGAaaccttttttccctcccttGCTTCGACTCCACCTCTTGAATCATTTCTTCGCGagaaggcgaaggcggcgtGAGTCTGTGAGACAGCAGCGTCCACGCTCTGGTAGCAGTCGAAACCGACGGCTTCCGCAGCACTTTTCGGTCGAAACCCCGTCAGGGACGTTCAGGCGCACCAAGCGTATCTCTCAAGACCAGTTGAATGAAAGAAAACCCTCACGAGAGAGAGCAGAAAGAGTGATTCGTGGCCCACTGAAGCATTAGGTTCCAGGGCGTACGAAATCTCTCTGGGCCGGCGTGCG
This sequence is a window from Colletotrichum higginsianum IMI 349063 chromosome 8, whole genome shotgun sequence. Protein-coding genes within it:
- a CDS encoding F-box domain-containing protein — translated: MDTSWGRYSIAAVLDGRNGIVCDITGLMSKYMLDTTASEDPARDAKTTGLKHHGQSCVCRSRSSSLPPPVEMGPRSVYRNICTAENPPRSVAICPQRVCVAFGSSSAVELHWVDGQTNRDLVRRFPLSTRSDFVYFLPPRPAVDSVKKLRLISSAAAMDSNSTSMQIILGALGGSFGGYPPEIPAVISRLETSAAGPEADTSNVYTITEQQLSASISPPPFRRTTWRGWGKRAPKPRSIAADNYRAVPLSDGSHILFTDPRTGYLCLGADSPIGSMTRLQRKVQFWPPSAACSNAPTLCAVGADLTHGVRVAAVFPTAQWVDQLGFHSEKQLLVFYTLPPDMFRDISRFSNLADMIDRPVADWALWWPMSVLRAVVVAYNSDATTSDLFNRGPSYPIDVHGQVVAVCSGIVDLALDPGPDMLIWAFSGKGSARCWALNTGDQNAVLRSTVLRDGSLREVDEDGDVVMEDVASGNRTESNPPTPTRPLTMDGEDMPQFARPSANHPLSYRYYRLTTRGREEDAVKANLLENIQGVARLDIELR
- a CDS encoding F-box domain-containing protein, whose product is MLSPGLQFVVAIKAHPDDVVHLHGHGRHLSQLIPAAMRLPVEILHQIYFLLDPPDFNVARHTCRTWFWASLNRSILVTMLKRGGWWSSIERILEVKQGKRALFNVHDQDVTEEWVMSKWLARECALGPSHHGLEPAFVEISQTQFTDFASGTVPGTGEDVCARYTASMCGQFLMVSYGAVIYVYELNHRCRDAKSPRWLMSS